The Antennarius striatus isolate MH-2024 chromosome 20, ASM4005453v1, whole genome shotgun sequence genome includes a region encoding these proteins:
- the maf1b gene encoding MAF1 homolog, negative regulator of RNA polymerase III b isoform X1, with translation MKLLENSSFEALSSRLCVETGESRILGRIESYSCKMAGDDKHMFKQFCQEGEPHVLEALSPPQSTSATSPSKLGKSSEDGENPLSDKCCRKTIFYLITTLNESFRPDYDFSAARAHEFSREPSLNWVANAVNGSLFSAVGEEFNSLGPELWNAIDQEINLQGCDIYSYNPDLDSDPFGEEGSLWSFNYFFYNKKLKRIVFFTCRSVSVLSGYGFDRLDSELDMELDDEEEMDGFTGDSQGKGSQRHQSANQGHQFHSSKLSCLMSRVT, from the exons ATGAAACTGCTGGAAAACTCCAGTTTTGAAGCCCTCAGTTCCAGGCTTTGTGTTGAAACGGGAGAGTCTCGCATCCTCGGAAG GATTGAGAGCTACTCCTGTAAAATGGCAGGGGACGACAAGCATATGTTCAAGCAGTTTTGCCAGGAGGGGGAGCCACACGTCCTGGAGGCGCTCTCTCCCCCGCAGTCCACCAGCGCCACCAGCCCTTCAAA GCTGGGGAAGAGCAGTGAGGATGGGGAGAACCCTTTGAGTGACAAGTGTTGCAGGAAGACGATTTTCTACCTCATCACAACGCTCAACGAGTCCTTCAGACCGGACTATGACTTCAGCGCGGCGCGGGCCCACGAGTTCAGCCGAGAGCCCAGCCTCAACTGG gtGGCTAATGCAGTAAACGGCAGCTTGTTCTCAGCTGTGGGAGAAGAGTTCAACTCTCTGGGGCCGGAGTTATGGAACGCCATTGATCAAGAGATCAATCTGCAGGGCTGTGACATTTACAG CTACAACCCTGATCTGGACTCAGACCCTTTTGGTGAAGAAGGGAGCCTCTGGTCCTTCAATTACTTCTTTTACAACAAGAAGCTGAAGAGGATTGTGTTCTTCACATGTCGCTCAGTCAG CGTTTTGAGTGGATATGGCTTCGATCGTCTGGACAGCGAGCTAGACATGGAGCTggacgatgaggaggagatggacgGCTTCACTGGGGACAG tcaAGGAAAGGGCTCGCAACGTCATCAGTCAGCAAATCAAGGACATCAATTCCACTCCAGTAAACTCAGTTGTCTGATGAGTCGTGTGACGTGA
- the maf1b gene encoding MAF1 homolog, negative regulator of RNA polymerase III b isoform X3: MIESYSCKMAGDDKHMFKQFCQEGEPHVLEALSPPQSTSATSPSKLGKSSEDGENPLSDKCCRKTIFYLITTLNESFRPDYDFSAARAHEFSREPSLNWVANAVNGSLFSAVGEEFNSLGPELWNAIDQEINLQGCDIYSYNPDLDSDPFGEEGSLWSFNYFFYNKKLKRIVFFTCRSVSVLSGYGFDRLDSELDMELDDEEEMDGFTGDSQGKGSQRHQSANQGHQFHSSKLSCLMSRVT, encoded by the exons AT GATTGAGAGCTACTCCTGTAAAATGGCAGGGGACGACAAGCATATGTTCAAGCAGTTTTGCCAGGAGGGGGAGCCACACGTCCTGGAGGCGCTCTCTCCCCCGCAGTCCACCAGCGCCACCAGCCCTTCAAA GCTGGGGAAGAGCAGTGAGGATGGGGAGAACCCTTTGAGTGACAAGTGTTGCAGGAAGACGATTTTCTACCTCATCACAACGCTCAACGAGTCCTTCAGACCGGACTATGACTTCAGCGCGGCGCGGGCCCACGAGTTCAGCCGAGAGCCCAGCCTCAACTGG gtGGCTAATGCAGTAAACGGCAGCTTGTTCTCAGCTGTGGGAGAAGAGTTCAACTCTCTGGGGCCGGAGTTATGGAACGCCATTGATCAAGAGATCAATCTGCAGGGCTGTGACATTTACAG CTACAACCCTGATCTGGACTCAGACCCTTTTGGTGAAGAAGGGAGCCTCTGGTCCTTCAATTACTTCTTTTACAACAAGAAGCTGAAGAGGATTGTGTTCTTCACATGTCGCTCAGTCAG CGTTTTGAGTGGATATGGCTTCGATCGTCTGGACAGCGAGCTAGACATGGAGCTggacgatgaggaggagatggacgGCTTCACTGGGGACAG tcaAGGAAAGGGCTCGCAACGTCATCAGTCAGCAAATCAAGGACATCAATTCCACTCCAGTAAACTCAGTTGTCTGATGAGTCGTGTGACGTGA
- the maf1b gene encoding MAF1 homolog, negative regulator of RNA polymerase III b isoform X2, producing the protein MKLLENSSFEALSSRLCVETGESRILGRIESYSCKMAGDDKHMFKQFCQEGEPHVLEALSPPQSTSATSPSKLGKSSEDGENPLSDKCCRKTIFYLITTLNESFRPDYDFSAARAHEFSREPSLNWVANAVNGSLFSAVGEEFNSLGPELWNAIDQEINLQGCDIYSYNPDLDSDPFGEEGSLWSFNYFFYNKKLKRIVFFTCRSVSVLSGYGFDRLDSELDMELDDEEEMDGFTGDSFPTALCV; encoded by the exons ATGAAACTGCTGGAAAACTCCAGTTTTGAAGCCCTCAGTTCCAGGCTTTGTGTTGAAACGGGAGAGTCTCGCATCCTCGGAAG GATTGAGAGCTACTCCTGTAAAATGGCAGGGGACGACAAGCATATGTTCAAGCAGTTTTGCCAGGAGGGGGAGCCACACGTCCTGGAGGCGCTCTCTCCCCCGCAGTCCACCAGCGCCACCAGCCCTTCAAA GCTGGGGAAGAGCAGTGAGGATGGGGAGAACCCTTTGAGTGACAAGTGTTGCAGGAAGACGATTTTCTACCTCATCACAACGCTCAACGAGTCCTTCAGACCGGACTATGACTTCAGCGCGGCGCGGGCCCACGAGTTCAGCCGAGAGCCCAGCCTCAACTGG gtGGCTAATGCAGTAAACGGCAGCTTGTTCTCAGCTGTGGGAGAAGAGTTCAACTCTCTGGGGCCGGAGTTATGGAACGCCATTGATCAAGAGATCAATCTGCAGGGCTGTGACATTTACAG CTACAACCCTGATCTGGACTCAGACCCTTTTGGTGAAGAAGGGAGCCTCTGGTCCTTCAATTACTTCTTTTACAACAAGAAGCTGAAGAGGATTGTGTTCTTCACATGTCGCTCAGTCAG CGTTTTGAGTGGATATGGCTTCGATCGTCTGGACAGCGAGCTAGACATGGAGCTggacgatgaggaggagatggacgGCTTCACTGGGGACAG TTTCCCCACGGCTCTGTGCGTGTGA
- the nsun6 gene encoding tRNA (cytosine(72)-C(5))-methyltransferase NSUN6 isoform X1, giving the protein MSVFPGISLKPDVTEFLKSVFLNNEVIAAVGREGAESRFQKLLICLSHPPSYTCVRASTHLTPLEEIRHKLGEELRKQKTFKSSAEDSTVQIFTHPQIPDVLLLPVDGPRPVKQLHPEVVVGAQCGSAVLRGAHVFVPGIIASPKYMKAGDVVSVVSDLEAKCTRGAKSFLGKKAFVGNGVAELDRSGIFCTDEPAKGIGVRMVEPLYLSPSFDGVLPSLAFLQNLPSVVVGHVLGPRPGERILDMCAAPGGKTCHIAALMGDQGEVVALDKIQNKIERVLQNAQMLHLRSIKAYCFNSIKAVSSDSTQETEGPPFPPESFDRVLLDAPCSGLGQRPNMGCAWSLKEIRSYQPLQRKLFHTAVRLLKKGGILVYSTCTVTLAENEEQVAWALDSFPCLTLQPQEPHIGAEGMLGAGLSPEQLRLLQRFSPELSWDQGGIEGPLPSRADRDTIGFFIAKFLKN; this is encoded by the exons ATGTCGGTTTTTCCTGGAATTTCTCTCAAGCCAGACGTGACTGAATTTCTCAAGAGTGTCTTTTTAAACAACGAG GTGATAGCTGCAGTGGGACGTGAGGGAGCAGAAAGTCGTTTCCAGAAGCTGCTCATCTGCCTGTCTCACCCTCCTTCCTATACTTGCGTTAGGGCCAGCACTCATCTCACTCCTCTTGAAGagatcagacacaagttaggagaGGAACTGAGAAAG CAGAAGACATTCAAGTCATCAGCAGAGGATTCTACTGTTCAGATTTTTACTCACCCTCAAATTCCAGAtgtgctgctgcttcctgttgatGGCCCGAG ACCAGTGAAGCAGCTCCACCCAGAGGTGGTGGTTGGTGCTCAGTGTGGCAGTGCAGTGCTGAGGGGTGCACACGTCTTTGTCCCAGGGATCATTGCCAGCCCCAAGT acatgaaGGCTGGTGATGTGGTGTCGGTCGTCTCTGACTTAGAAGCTAAATGCACTCGAGGAGCCAAGAGCTTCCTGGGAAAAAAAGCGTTTGTAGGGAATGGTGTCGCTGAATTGGACCGCTCAGGCATCTTCTGCACAGATGAACCTGCTAA AGGAATTGGTGTCCGGATGGTGGAGCCACTTTACCTGAGTCCCTCCTTTGATGGTGTACTTCCCAGTCTGGCATTCCTGCAG AATCTGCCCTCAGTAGTTGTGGGACACGTTCTAGGGCCTCGTCCTGGGGAACGAATCTTGGATATGTGCGCCGCACCTGGAGGGAAGACCTGTCACATCGCTGCACTCATGGGAGATCAG GGTGAAGTTGTGGCCTTGGACAAGATCCAAAACAAGATTGAACGAGTTCTTCAAAATGCCCAAATGTTGCATTTGCGGTCCATCAAAGCCTATTGCTTTAACAGCATTAAAGCTGTGAGCAGTGACTCGACGCAGGAAACTGAAG GTCCTCCTTTCCCTCCTGAAAGCTTCGACCGGGTTCTGCTGGACGCTCCCTGCAGTGGACTCGGACAGAGACCCAACATGGGCTGCGCCTGGAGCCTCAAGGAGATCCGTTCCTACCAGCCGTTGCAGCGAAAGCTATTCCACACG GCAGTGCGGCTGTTGAAGAAAGGTGGGATTCTGGTCTACAGCACCTGCACAGTGACCCTCGCTGAGAATGAAGAGCAGGTAGCTTGGGCCCTCGACAgcttcccctgcctcacgcttCAGCCTCAG GAGCCTCACATCGGAGCAGAAGGCATGCTGGGAGCTGGCCTGTCACCAGAACAGCTGCGCCTCCTCCAGAGGTTCAGCCCGGAGCTGAGCTGGGACCAGGGGGGAATAGAAGGCCCTCTGCCCTCCAGAGCTGACAGAGACACCATTGGGTTTTTTATTGCAAAGTTCCTGAAAAACTGA
- the arl8 gene encoding ADP-ribosylation factor-like 8: MGLIFAKLWSFFCNEEHKVIIVGLDNAGKTTILYQFLMNEVVHTSPTIGSNVEEIVVKNTHFLMWDIGGQESLRSSWNTYYSNTEFIILVVDSTDRERLVISKEELYRMLAHEDLRKAAVLIFANKQDMKNCMTAAEISNYLTLSSIKDHPWHIQSCCALTGEGLCQGLEWMTSRAGLR; this comes from the exons ATGGGCCTCATCTTTGCCAAACTGTGGAGCTTCTTCTGTAACGAAG AGCACAAGGTGATCATCGTGGGACTAGATAATGCGGGGAAAACAACTATCTTGTACCAGTT TCTGATGAACGAGGTGGTCCACACGTCGCCTACTATCGGAAGCAACGTGGAAGAAATAGTGGTGAAGAACACTCACTTCCTGATGTGGGATATAGGAGGGCAGGAGTCTCTCAGATCCTCCTGGAACACCTACTACTCCAACACAGAG TTCATCATCCTGGTGGTGGACAGCACCGACAGAGAGAGGCTGGTCATCTCCAAAGAGGAGCTGTACAGGATGTTGGCTCATGAG GACCTGCGGAAAGCAGCTGTGTTGATATTCGCCAATAAGCAGGATATGAAGAACTGCATGACTGCAGCTGAGATCTCCAATTACCTCACCCTGAGCTCCATCAAGGATCACCCATGGCACATACAGTCCTGCTGTGCACTTACAGGAGAAGG TTTATGTCAAGGACTTGAATGGATGACCTCAAGGGCTGGACTCAGATAA
- the nsun6 gene encoding tRNA (cytosine(72)-C(5))-methyltransferase NSUN6 isoform X2: protein MSVFPGISLKPDVTEFLKSVFLNNEVIAAVGREGAESRFQKLLICLSHPPSYTCVRASTHLTPLEEIRHKLGEELRKKTFKSSAEDSTVQIFTHPQIPDVLLLPVDGPRPVKQLHPEVVVGAQCGSAVLRGAHVFVPGIIASPKYMKAGDVVSVVSDLEAKCTRGAKSFLGKKAFVGNGVAELDRSGIFCTDEPAKGIGVRMVEPLYLSPSFDGVLPSLAFLQNLPSVVVGHVLGPRPGERILDMCAAPGGKTCHIAALMGDQGEVVALDKIQNKIERVLQNAQMLHLRSIKAYCFNSIKAVSSDSTQETEGPPFPPESFDRVLLDAPCSGLGQRPNMGCAWSLKEIRSYQPLQRKLFHTAVRLLKKGGILVYSTCTVTLAENEEQVAWALDSFPCLTLQPQEPHIGAEGMLGAGLSPEQLRLLQRFSPELSWDQGGIEGPLPSRADRDTIGFFIAKFLKN, encoded by the exons ATGTCGGTTTTTCCTGGAATTTCTCTCAAGCCAGACGTGACTGAATTTCTCAAGAGTGTCTTTTTAAACAACGAG GTGATAGCTGCAGTGGGACGTGAGGGAGCAGAAAGTCGTTTCCAGAAGCTGCTCATCTGCCTGTCTCACCCTCCTTCCTATACTTGCGTTAGGGCCAGCACTCATCTCACTCCTCTTGAAGagatcagacacaagttaggagaGGAACTGAGAAAG AAGACATTCAAGTCATCAGCAGAGGATTCTACTGTTCAGATTTTTACTCACCCTCAAATTCCAGAtgtgctgctgcttcctgttgatGGCCCGAG ACCAGTGAAGCAGCTCCACCCAGAGGTGGTGGTTGGTGCTCAGTGTGGCAGTGCAGTGCTGAGGGGTGCACACGTCTTTGTCCCAGGGATCATTGCCAGCCCCAAGT acatgaaGGCTGGTGATGTGGTGTCGGTCGTCTCTGACTTAGAAGCTAAATGCACTCGAGGAGCCAAGAGCTTCCTGGGAAAAAAAGCGTTTGTAGGGAATGGTGTCGCTGAATTGGACCGCTCAGGCATCTTCTGCACAGATGAACCTGCTAA AGGAATTGGTGTCCGGATGGTGGAGCCACTTTACCTGAGTCCCTCCTTTGATGGTGTACTTCCCAGTCTGGCATTCCTGCAG AATCTGCCCTCAGTAGTTGTGGGACACGTTCTAGGGCCTCGTCCTGGGGAACGAATCTTGGATATGTGCGCCGCACCTGGAGGGAAGACCTGTCACATCGCTGCACTCATGGGAGATCAG GGTGAAGTTGTGGCCTTGGACAAGATCCAAAACAAGATTGAACGAGTTCTTCAAAATGCCCAAATGTTGCATTTGCGGTCCATCAAAGCCTATTGCTTTAACAGCATTAAAGCTGTGAGCAGTGACTCGACGCAGGAAACTGAAG GTCCTCCTTTCCCTCCTGAAAGCTTCGACCGGGTTCTGCTGGACGCTCCCTGCAGTGGACTCGGACAGAGACCCAACATGGGCTGCGCCTGGAGCCTCAAGGAGATCCGTTCCTACCAGCCGTTGCAGCGAAAGCTATTCCACACG GCAGTGCGGCTGTTGAAGAAAGGTGGGATTCTGGTCTACAGCACCTGCACAGTGACCCTCGCTGAGAATGAAGAGCAGGTAGCTTGGGCCCTCGACAgcttcccctgcctcacgcttCAGCCTCAG GAGCCTCACATCGGAGCAGAAGGCATGCTGGGAGCTGGCCTGTCACCAGAACAGCTGCGCCTCCTCCAGAGGTTCAGCCCGGAGCTGAGCTGGGACCAGGGGGGAATAGAAGGCCCTCTGCCCTCCAGAGCTGACAGAGACACCATTGGGTTTTTTATTGCAAAGTTCCTGAAAAACTGA